The Morganella morganii sequence CCCCGCTTTCCATTGTCGGCGAGTTGCGCCTGCCGGTGAATCACTGTCTGCTGACCATTCCGGGCGCGGATATTGCCGGGATCACCACCCTTTACAGCCATCCGCAGCCGTTTGAGCAGTGCAGCCAGTATCTCAGCCAATTCCCAGATCGCAAAATTGAATACTGCGAAAGTACCGCGGCGGCGATGGAAAAAGTTGCCTCCCTCAACCGGACAGATGTTGCAGCTCTCGGCAGCGAGGCCGGCGGCGCACTGTACGGGTTACAGGCGATCGCACAGAATCTTGCCAATCAGCAGACCAATATGACGCGCTTTATTGTCATTGCCCGCCAGCCGATTGATGTGTCAGAGCAGGTACCGGCGAAAACCACGCTGCTGATGGCGACCGGGCAACAGGCCGGTGCGCTGGTCGATGCCCTGATTATCCTGAAAGAGCATGACATTGTAATGAGCAAACTGGAATCCCGCCCTATTCACGGCACGCCGTGGGAAGAGATGTTTTATATTGATGTGCATGCCAATCTGCGCTCAGTACCGATGCAGCAGGCGCTCAAAGCGTTACAGGCAATCGCCCGTTCAGTGAAGGTGCTCGGCAGTTATCCGGGGGAACATATCCCGCCTGCCTTAATCGGCTGATTATACCTGCCGGGGGTGCTGCCGCACCCCGCCACCGCACAATACGTCTGTCAGGCGCCCGGTTTTACACGTAGCATGTTCTGCATATCTGTTTGTCACCATCAGAGGTTGCGGGTAAACTGCACCCTTTATTTTTATTCGGAGTTCTTACGGCATGAGTGATATTGCGGGCTGGCAGCCGACTGCCCCGATAGCCAATCTATTAAAACGCGCAAAAATTGTTAATGAAATCAGACATTTTTTTGCAGACAGAGGTGTATTAGAAGTCGAAACGCCGACCATGAGTCAGGCGACCGTCACCGATGTCCATCTGCGCGCCTTTGAAACTCGGTTTACCGGCCCCGGAGCCGCACAGGGAATAACGCTTTATCTGATGACCAGTCCGGAATACCACATGAAACGGTTACTGGCAGCGGGCAGCGGCCCTATTTATCAGATGGGCCGCAGTTATCGTAACGAGGAAGCCGGACGCTATCATAATCCGGAGTTCACCATGCTCGAATGGTATCGTCCTCACTATGATATGTACCGTCTGATAAATGAGGTTGATGATTTATTACAGCAAACCTTAGAGTGTGAAAGTGCAGAATCGTTATCCTATCAGCAGGCTTTCCTGCGCTACCTGGATATTGATCCGCTGACCGCCGAGAAAGACAAACTGCGTGAAGTTGCGGCCAAACTGGATGTCAGCAATATTGCCGATACTGAGGAAGATCGCGATACTATTTTGCAGTTGCTGTTTATGGTGGGTGTGGAGCCGCATATTGGGCTGGAAAAACCGACCTTTATTTATCACTTCCCGGCAAGCCAGGCCTCACTGGCGGAGATCAGCTCTGAAGATCACCGCGTGGCCGAGCGCTTTGAAGTGTATTACAAAGGGGTTGAACTGGCAAACGGCTTCCGTGAACTGACTGATGCCGCAGAGCAGCGTCAGCGCTTTGAACGGGATAACCGCAAACGGGCAAGTATGGGTCTGCCGGAGCAGCCGATTGATGAAAATCTGCTGGCAGCACTTGAACACGGATTCCCGGAATGTGCCGGTGTGGCACTGGGGATTGACCGCCTGATTATGCTCGCACTGGGTGCAGAGCGGATCAGTGATGTGATCGCCTTCCCGGTTGATCGCGCATAATACCTCCTTCAGCCATCTGTTATGCAGATGGCTGCTTCTCTTTTCTTCATCTCATCTTTATTTTACCCGGCATAGCTAGTCAGCTCATTATTTGAAAGTGATCTGCATGGTCTGGTGCTATTTTTCGCTGAACATATATTAACGATATAAATCAGCGGAAAATAAGTTATGCACATATCATCAGAAATCTTATCAGCTAAATTTCATGCGTTTGAATCATCTGTAAAATCAGCAGTTAAAAACCTGTTTGCTTCATTACATTCTGTTTCTGATATTAAAATGACCAGCCATAAACCAGCTGAACCCACATTTAAGCAGGTTAACCTATGTCTTGATGAGGATGTGAATCAGGATCAAAGCATCACGTTCCGGGGTTACTGCAATAACTTCCGTGGCAATAAAGAAGATGCCATTCTGCTGCATGGACACTGGAAAGACGGACTCATACAGGTTGGTGGTAAGGCTGCCGCCGTTATAGAAAATAACAGGCTGGTTAAAATAAACGGGCAAGTTCAGCTAAAAACGGATCTGAGTGAAGCACAATGTCTGAATGCACAAGAACTGGTGGCTTACATAAATAAAAAATCCGGAGGCTCAGTTGATCTACTCAGGAATAACGGTCCTATCCATTTAGTTAGTTGTTTTGCAAAACGTCAGGCTGCGCAAGACCTTGCTGATGTGACAGGTCGTCCGGTCATTGCTTACTCCAATCAGCAAACAATTACTGCCGGTTATAACTATATTCATAACAAAGAATTTAATATTGAATCCAAACTCAAACATGCATGGGATCCGCGAGCTGTCATTATGAAAAAGGTATCTCATCAGGCAGTACCAAAAACCTTCTACCCTTCGGGAAATGGTGTGAAATAACCGGCAATGTATGAAGGTGCTGAAAATATCAGCACCTTCATATTTATCAGCGGCGGCTGTCGCTAGCCTGTTGCAGTAATCCCTGACTCTCTTTCATAAAGCGCTGTGCGTGCTCACCAAACCAGTCACTGACGGCGGAGAACTGCGAAATAAACTCTGCTTTATCTCGGCTTTCCAGCAGTGACATGGCTTCACCGAACTCACGGTGATAATCCTCTATCACATCCAGGTTATCTTCCGAAGCCATAATGATATCGGCATAAAGCTGCGGATCCTGGGCAAACAGACGACCAATCATGACCAGTTCCAGCCGGTAAATCGGTGAGGACAATGACAGCAGCTGCGCGAGATCGACATTTTCTTTTGCCAGATACCGCCCGTAAGCAAAGGTAGTGAAGTGACGCAGCGCCTGAATGTAGCGCATATTGCGATCATGCTCCTGCGCCTTAATACCCTGTAAATGCGCGCCCCAGACTGTAATTTGCTCCAGGAACCACTGATACCGCTCCGGGAAACGTCCGTCACAAAAGGCCACCACCTGCTTGGCAAAACTGCCGACATCCGGCCCGAACATCGGGTGCAACCCGAGCACCGGCCCGTTGTGTACTGCCAGCATCGCCTGTAACGGCCCCGCTTTAACCGACGCAAGATCTGCCAGAATGCAATCTTCCGGCAGCGGCGGTAATTGTTTAATAACCTGTTCGGTCAGGTGGATAGGCACACTGACAATCACCATGCCCGCATCTGCCAGCAGTTCCGGGGCATCCGCCCAGTCGCCGCTGTCCAGAATACGCACGGTATAACCGGACAGTGTCAGCATTCGCCGGAACAACTGCCCCATTTTGCCGTCACCACCGACAATCACTATCGGCCGGGCCTGCTCATTGAGCTTTTTAAACCCTTTATCATTCTCACGGGAATAGGACTCCCGCATGATACGGCGCAGCACATCCTCTATCAGATCCGGCGGAACCCCGAGGGATTCCGCCTCCTGCCGCCGTGATGCCAGCATTGCGGCTTCGCGATCCGGCGCATAGACCGGCAGGCCGTGCTGGCTTTTCACTTCCCCGACTTCCGCCACTAGCTGCAGGCGTTTTGCCAGCAGTGACAGCAGCGATTTATCCACTTCATCAATTTGATCACGTAAATGTGTTAATGCACCGGACATACACCCTGCCTGTTTTTATTATCCTGCCTGCTGTAACTGAACCACACGCTCTGCCAGCGCCGGTGAGATCTGCTGATGCAGCTGACGCAGAACTGCTTCAGTGGTTTCCCAACTGATGCAGGCGTCTGTCACTGACACGCCGTACTGCATGGCACTGCGCGGCTGTTCTGATGACTGATTGCCTTCATTAATATGGCTTTCCAGCATAATACCGGTAATTGAGGTATTTCCGGCACAAATTTGTTCTGCCACGGCATCCACCACCAGCGGCTGACGACGGAAATCTTTATCCGAGTTGCCGTGACTGCAGTCTACCATCAGTGAAGGGGTGAGACCGGCTTTCTTCATTTGTGCCTCGCATTCCGTAATATCTTCCGCACTGTAGTTCGGGCGTTTTCCGCCGCGCAGGATCACATGGCCGTTCGGGTTACCCTGTGTCTGTAACAGACATACCTGACCGGACTGGTTGATCCCCATAAAACGGTGCGGCATGGACGCAGCTTTCATGGCGTTGATGGCAGTGCTCAGGCTGCCGTCAGTCCCGTTTTTAAAGCCGACCGGCATGGACAGACCGGATGCCATTTCACGGTGTGTCTGTGATTCAGTGGTACGTGCACCGATAGCAGACCAGCTGAACAGATCCCCGAGGTACTGCGGGTTATTCGGATCCAGCGCTTCACCGGCCAGCGGCAGGCCGAGCTGAACCAGATCCACCATCAGTTTGCGGGCGATGTGCAGACCTTTTTCCATCTCGAAAGATCCATCCATAAACGGATCACTGATAAGTCCTTTCCAGCCCACGGTTGTCCGCGGTTTTTCAAAATAGACACGCATCACGATATACAGACTGTCACTCAACTCAGCAGATAATTCTTTCAGACGACGGGCATACTCCAGCGCTGCATCCGTGTCATGAACGGAACACGGGCCACAGACAACCAGTAAACGCGGGTCGCGGTGATGAACAATATCCGCAATCGTCTTACGTGCACCGGCGATGGCATGCTGGTCGTTGCGACTCAATGGGTACTTTTGTTTCAGTTCTTCCGGTGAGATTAAAACAATTTCATCACTGATGTGAACGTTATTGAGTGCGTCTTTTTGCATGATCATAGT is a genomic window containing:
- the epmA gene encoding elongation factor P--(R)-beta-lysine ligase — its product is MSDIAGWQPTAPIANLLKRAKIVNEIRHFFADRGVLEVETPTMSQATVTDVHLRAFETRFTGPGAAQGITLYLMTSPEYHMKRLLAAGSGPIYQMGRSYRNEEAGRYHNPEFTMLEWYRPHYDMYRLINEVDDLLQQTLECESAESLSYQQAFLRYLDIDPLTAEKDKLREVAAKLDVSNIADTEEDRDTILQLLFMVGVEPHIGLEKPTFIYHFPASQASLAEISSEDHRVAERFEVYYKGVELANGFRELTDAAEQRQRFERDNRKRASMGLPEQPIDENLLAALEHGFPECAGVALGIDRLIMLALGAERISDVIAFPVDRA
- the tyrA gene encoding bifunctional chorismate mutase/prephenate dehydrogenase, whose translation is MSGALTHLRDQIDEVDKSLLSLLAKRLQLVAEVGEVKSQHGLPVYAPDREAAMLASRRQEAESLGVPPDLIEDVLRRIMRESYSRENDKGFKKLNEQARPIVIVGGDGKMGQLFRRMLTLSGYTVRILDSGDWADAPELLADAGMVIVSVPIHLTEQVIKQLPPLPEDCILADLASVKAGPLQAMLAVHNGPVLGLHPMFGPDVGSFAKQVVAFCDGRFPERYQWFLEQITVWGAHLQGIKAQEHDRNMRYIQALRHFTTFAYGRYLAKENVDLAQLLSLSSPIYRLELVMIGRLFAQDPQLYADIIMASEDNLDVIEDYHREFGEAMSLLESRDKAEFISQFSAVSDWFGEHAQRFMKESQGLLQQASDSRR
- a CDS encoding 3-deoxy-7-phosphoheptulonate synthase: MIMQKDALNNVHISDEIVLISPEELKQKYPLSRNDQHAIAGARKTIADIVHHRDPRLLVVCGPCSVHDTDAALEYARRLKELSAELSDSLYIVMRVYFEKPRTTVGWKGLISDPFMDGSFEMEKGLHIARKLMVDLVQLGLPLAGEALDPNNPQYLGDLFSWSAIGARTTESQTHREMASGLSMPVGFKNGTDGSLSTAINAMKAASMPHRFMGINQSGQVCLLQTQGNPNGHVILRGGKRPNYSAEDITECEAQMKKAGLTPSLMVDCSHGNSDKDFRRQPLVVDAVAEQICAGNTSITGIMLESHINEGNQSSEQPRSAMQYGVSVTDACISWETTEAVLRQLHQQISPALAERVVQLQQAG
- the pheA gene encoding bifunctional chorismate mutase/prephenate dehydratase, with the protein product MNDLLAIREQISQLDAQLLDLLAKRRQLAVAVAQTKLQDNRPIRDKNRERELLDVLINKGKPHGLDGFYITRLFQLIIEDSVLTQQAILQKHLNQTPDNSARIAFLGPRGSYSHVAARQYSARHFDHMTEFSCSKFRDIFELVENGQADYGMLPLENTSSGAINDVYDLLQTTPLSIVGELRLPVNHCLLTIPGADIAGITTLYSHPQPFEQCSQYLSQFPDRKIEYCESTAAAMEKVASLNRTDVAALGSEAGGALYGLQAIAQNLANQQTNMTRFIVIARQPIDVSEQVPAKTTLLMATGQQAGALVDALIILKEHDIVMSKLESRPIHGTPWEEMFYIDVHANLRSVPMQQALKALQAIARSVKVLGSYPGEHIPPALIG